In Bacillota bacterium, the sequence GCACTGTTGGACGGCGTCGTTGCCCGCGCCAATGATCTTTTACCCGATTGGACGCTATGGACAGAAGCCAACTGTCAAACCTGCCGTCCATCCGGTATGAAGCCAACGCTGCCAGCGCTTTGATGAACACCTCTTGAGTTAAGTCTTCTGCCAAGTGATAATCGCCCGTCATTCGGTAAATAAAGGAAAAAACCAGGCGGTAATTACTGCGGGTCAACTGCTCTGCCGCAGACGGCTTGCCCGCCAGCGCCTCTTTGATTAATGCAACCTCCAAATTACCCCTCCTCTACACACCTGACGCCCAATCGAAAAAAAAAGTTTTAAAAAAGGCCGGAAAAAGTTCCGACCCTTTTATCAGTCGTTATAGTTGTCAGTATAAGCATTCTGGTTATAGCGGTTGCCGGCATTCCACATTAAATACTCGGTTACGCTCAGCTCTCTTAAGGCCCGAATTTGCGCGCGAATCTGCTCTTCGCCATAATGGAAGCTCGGGTCATGCCAATCATTAAAGTCTTGAATCCAAGGTCTCAAATAAACCTCTGTGCCAAAGGCCTCCATCCGTTCCAGGTAGTCTTTGGTGCTGTGATATACGGTCTCATAGGGGTAACGGTTGGGGTTAGCCAATCCGTAACTGCCGTTGGCATAATGTCCGGGATAGATCATCGGACTGAGCAAATCTATTTCGGTCTCCAGTAGCAGTTCTAGCTGTTGTCCAATGTTCATTTCATGGGGCACAGAACCAATGAGGCCGAAAATGTCTGCTGAAACCTCTACATTGTAGGGCTCTAGCCGCTCTTTGGCGTAGGCAAGGAACTCCGCTATCGCTTCGGTTCTTTCGTACGGACCTTGATCGGTTAGATTGCCTGGTGGCATATCGGCAATTTGGCTGACGGCACCATCGGAAGGCCAGCGCACATAATCGTATTGAATCTCGCCAAAGCCCATTTCGGCGGCTTCGATGGAGAGGTCAATGATATACTCCCAGAAATCTTTGTGCCGGGGATCAATCCAGATATTCTTGCCCTGCTTCCAGACGTTACCGTTTTTATCTTTCAAAGCCCATTCCGGTTTGTGTTCACCGATATACGTGTCCTTAAACACAACAATCCGGGCAATTGGGTAAATCTGATGTTCTTCCAGAATTTCGAAGAATTCTTCCATATTGACCTGGTTCATGGGAGCACCGGCATCGATGGCCAGCTGCACCTGTGTATCCTGATAAGCGATATTGCCATTATCGTCTTTTACGTTAATAACCAGGGAGTTGAGCTCGCTGTTGGCAATCAGATCGAGAATCGGGTCCCGCAAATTAGAGTAACCAGCCCCATAGCCGCTTATATAGAGCCCGCGCACATGTTCTGGGCGGGGAATCCGCGCTTCCGGCTCCGGCTCGGGATCGGGTTCAGGTTCCTCATCGATTGGATCATCATCTTGATCGTTGCTGTTGCCGTTATCCGAGTGGTCAGGCGGATCAATTTGCGGTGGCTCTGTACGTCCAAGAAACGGGTACGCAAAGGCATTGACAACACAGCCACCCAAAATTACTAGTGCAATGAATACTGCGATTAACTTTAGTCTCTTCAATAATATCCCTCTCCCCGATAGTTTTTTCAGTGGTTATGTCAACAGTATAGCAAGATGCTTGTCCACTTGAAAGCTGTAAATGTTGGTTAGAAACAGACAGCTCCACCCAATCCCAGCCGCTCATACTAGCTTATATATGTTAGACTGGATATACTAGCAAAAGGTTCGCAGCATTATTTGCCAAGAGGTGATTAAATGAAATTCTATCAAATGTTTTGTGCCTATTATGATAACATATTTCCGTTTGCAGGGGCGAAAAAATCTTTTTTTGAGAAATTACTTGTGGATTCAACTCCCGCTGTCGCCCTGGACCTGGGAGCCGCAACCGGCGAGCTGACCAACTGGCTGGCAAGCCGGGGGATTATGACCACTGGAGTCGATCTC encodes:
- a CDS encoding RNA polymerase sigma factor — encoded protein: MEVALIKEALAGKPSAAEQLTRSNYRLVFSFIYRMTGDYHLAEDLTQEVFIKALAALASYRMDGRFDSWLLSIASNRVKDHWRGQRRRPTVPLSEQDAPQEDEINSIIERQSHIEQINKAFGGLSPVQREVIVLRYYHELKLEEIARITNAPVSTVKSRLRQGLLRLRDYLGGEGL